Within Microbaculum marinisediminis, the genomic segment GGCCCGTGTGGGCCTCGTCGGCGTTGGCCTGATGGGGCACGGCATTGCCACTAATGTGTTGAAAGCCGGTTATCCCCTGGTGTTCCTCGACCATCCCGGCAACCGTCCGGTGGACGATCTGCGTGCCGGAGGCGCCGAGCCCCGTGTGACCGGGGCGGCGGTCGCGCAAGCCAGCGACGTCATCATCCTGTGCGTGACCGGCACGCCGCAGGTGGAAGATGTGCTCTTCCGCGAGGACGGCATTCTCGCCGGCATGAAGCCGGGGGGCATCATCGTCGACTGCTCAACGGCGATCGCATCCTCAACCCGCGAGATTGCCGGCCGTGTCGCCGCAGCCGGCGGACGCTTCATGGACGCCGCCATGACGCGCACGCCGAAGGAGGCCGAAGAAGGCCGGCTCAACCTTATTGTCGGTGCACCGGAAGATCTGTTCGCCGAGGTGCTGCCGTTGCTGCAATCCTACGCCGAGAACATCGTGCATGCCGGCCCGGTTGGGGCCGGACACGAGCTGAAGCTCCTGCACAATTTCGTCTCCCTCGGCTTCTCGGCCGTCTTCGCGGAGGCGGCTGCCGCCGCCCGCAAAGCCGGTGTGGCCGATGGTCCGTTCCTTGAGGTGCTCGGCAAAGGGGGCGCGGCCGGTGTCGTGTTCGATCGGCTGAGACCGTTCATGGAGACTGGCGACATCGAGGGATTCCGCTTCTCTCTGTCGAACGGTCTCAAGGACCTGAGTTACTACAACACGATGGTCGAGGAGCTCGGTGCGCAGCATGCGATGGCGACAGCGGCCCGGGCGATGTACGCTCAGGTCGTCGAAGGCGGTCACGGCAACGATCCGGTGCCGGAACTGATCAGCATCCTCGCTGCCGATTTGTGATCATGCAGGCGTGTCTTTCGCACGACGACCGGCGCGCGCGGGCCTTTCTCGCGCGTCGCTTCCCCGAGGCGATCGAAGCGACGATGCGCGATCGCTTCGATCTCATCGTCAACGAGCATGATGCTATTCTGTCGGCCGCGGAACTTGCCGCTGCTGCCAAGGGTTGCCGGTATCTGTTCGTCTCGGCGACCGAGTCGCTGCCTTCCTCGCTTTTCGACGCCCTTGCGCCCGAGCTTGAGGTGGTCGGTACCCTGTCGGTCGGCTACGACCATATTGCGGTCGACAGCGCCAAGGCGCACGGTGTCTCAGTGCTGCACACGCCCGATGTCCTCAGCGAAGCGTGCGCCGAGATCGCGATGATGCTGCTACTCAACGCCGCGCGGCGCGGCTATGAGAGCGACGCTCTGGTCCGCTCCGGCGCCTGGCGGGGCTGGGGGCCAACCCAGCTCTTGGGGCTTGAGCTGACTGGAAGGCGGCTTGCGATCCTCGGCATGGGCCGCATCGGCCGCGAGGTCGCGCAGCGGGCGAGGGGGTTCGGCCTTCAAATTCACTACCACAACCGCACTCGTCTGCCGTCCGAGCTTGAGGCCGGCGCCAACTATCATGGCGACCGGGAGAGCTTTCTCGCCCACGCCGATATTCTTCTCATCGCCGCGCCCGGAACGCCGGCGCTGCGCGGCTTCCTTGACCGCGATGCGATCGCCGGACTGCCGGCCGATCCCATCGTGGTCAATATCTCGCGTGGCGACATCGTTGACGACGACGCTCTCATCGCCGCGCTTCAGGACGGACGGGTGTTCGCCGCCGGGCTCGATGTGTTCCGAGACGAGCCGAACATCGATCCGCGCTACCGTCGTCTGTCCAACGTGTTCCTGTCGGCGCACATCGGCAGCGCCACCACCAGGACGCGCACCGCTATGGGCCAACTCCTGCTCGATGGCGTCGCAGCGCTTCAAGCCGGCCGGCGGCCGGCCAACGAACTGACCTGATGAAAAGTTCCCCGAGGATACTTCATGAACCGCACCGAGAGCCTCCTGCGCCAAAACTGCTATGTCGACGGATGCTGGATCGATTCCTCCGATGGCAAGACCATCGCCGTCACCAATCCGTCCACCGGCGAGACGATCGGCACCGTGCCGGCGCTCACGCGCGAGGATGTGAGCGCGACGATAGCTGCGGCCGAAAAAGCTGGTCGGGCCTGGGCTGCGCGCTCGGCCAAGGAGCGCGGCCTCGTTCTTCGTCGCTGGTTCGACCTCTGCATGCAGAACCAGGAGGAACTGGCACGAATCCTGACCGCCGAGCAGGGCAAGCCGCTTGCGGAGGCGCGTGCTGAGATTGCCTACGGCTCGGCCTTCATCGAGTGGTTTTCGGAGGAGGCAAAGCGCATTGATGGAGACGTCATCCCGGCCGCGACCTCCGACCGGCGCATTCTCGTTCTGAAGCAGCCGGTGGGTGTCGTGGCCGCGATCACGCCATGGAACTTCCCGAACGCGATGATCACACGGAAGGCGGCTGCCGCACTCGCGGCGGGCTGCACAATCGTCGTCAAGCCGGCGAGCGCCACGCCTTTCTCCGCGCTTGCGCTGGCCGAGCTCGGCGCGCGGGCTGGTCTGCCGAAAGGTGCCCTCAACGTTGTCACGGGCGCGGCTTCCGTCGTCGGCAACGAGCTCACGGACAATCCGACGGTGCGCAAACTCTCCTTCACTGGCTCCACAGAGGTCGGTAAGCTCCTTCTGGAGCGGTGCGCAAAGACCGTGAAGAAGGTGTCGATGGAGCTCGGAGGCAACGCGCCCTTTATCGTCTTCGACGACGCCGATCTCGACAAGGCGGTCGCCGGCGTACTGGCATCCAAGTTTCGCAACACCGGTCAAACCTGCGTGTGCGCCAACCGCGTCTTCGTACAGGACGGCGTCTACGACGATTTCGCTCAGCGCTTGAAGCGTGAGGTCGAAGCGATGCGCGTGGGAGACGGTTTCGAGGAAGGCGTCACCCTCGGTCCGCTCATCGACGACCAGGCGGTCGCGAAGGTCAACGAGCACATCGAGAATGCCGTGAACGGCGGCGCGAAGGTACTTGCCGGCGGAAAGCTGCATGAGCGTGGTGGCAACTTCGTCGAGCCGACCATCCTGACGGAGGTTGCAACCGACGCGCTTCTGATGCGCGAGGAGACGTTCGGGCCGGTGGCCCCCCTGATCCGCTTCAACACCGAGGAGGAGGTGGTGGCGCACGCCAACGACACGCCCTTCGGCCTTGCAAGTTACATCTACACCCGCGACCTGAGCCGTTCCTGGCGGGTATCGGAGGCGCTGGAATTCGGAATCGTCGGTCTCAATGAGGGGATCATTTCCTCGGAGGTGGCGCCTTTCGGCGGCGTCAAGGAGTCCGGCATGGGGCGGGAAGGCTCCAAATACGGCATCGAGGAGTATGTGGAGTTCAAATATGTCTGCGTTGGTCTGTGAACTGCGGCGCCAAGGGTCCAGGTTGTGATGAGCTACAGAATCGCTGTCATCCCCGGCGACGGGATCGGAAACGAGGTGATGCCAGAGGGCCTGCGGGTACTCGAGGCCGTCGGCGCCGCCCATGGCCTGAGCTTCACCCCGTGCCACTATGATTGGAGCTGCGAGACCTTTAAGGCCACCGGTCGGATGATGCCGCAGGACGGTCTCGAGCGGTTGCGCGACCATGATGCCATTTTCCTTGGCGCCGTGGGCTTTCCGGGTGTGCCCGACCACATCTCCCTGTGGAATCTGCTGATCCCGATCCGTCGGACGTTCGACCAGTACGCCAATGTCCGGCCGGTACGGCTGCTCGCAGGCGTGCCGTGCCCGCTTGCCGGAAAGGCGCCTGGGGATATTGATTTTTGGATCATCCGAGAGAATAGCGAAGGCGAGTACTCCCAGATGGGCGGCCGCTTCGCTGAAGGTACTGAGCGTGAGTTCGTCCTGCAGGAGGCGGTGTTCACCCGCACCGGCATCGATCGCATCCTGCGCTACGCCTTCGAGTTCGGCAAGCAGCTAGGACGGTTGCATGTGACGTCCGCAACAAAGTCAAATGGCATCTACCACTCCATGCCCTATTGGGACGAGCGGTTCGCGGCGATGGCTGCCGAGTATCCGGACTTTCGGACGGACGAGTACCACATCGACATCCTGAGCGCCCGGTTCGTGATGTCACCGGAGCGCTTCGACGTGGTCGTCGGCAGTAATCTGTTCGGGGACATCCTGTCCGACCTCGGACCGGGCGTCACCGGGACGATTGCGGTGGCCCCCTCGGCGAACATCAACCCGGAGCGAATCTATCCGTCGATGTTTGAACCCGTGCACGGCTCCGCGCCCGACATCGCCGGGCAGAACATCGCCAATCCGGTCGGCCAGATTTGGTCGGCGGCGATGATGCTCGATCATCTCGGGCATCCGGAGGCGGGCCAAGCCGTGCTCCACGCGATCGAGAAGGTTCTGTCCCGAACGGACGGGCCGAAGACGCCCGATCTTGGTGGACGCGCCAGCACCGCGGAACTGGGCGAGGCGATCGCTGCGGAGGTTTCCGCCCAATAGGGACCGGCTTCGGTCTTCAACGGAATTGAAGGATTGGAGAGAAGCCCGTGCCGACTACACGGGTTCTTTCGCCGGTCGGGGCTGTCGGCGGGACTTGCGGCAGCTTTCCGATCGCGGTCGGCTTCGGCATCGGGCGATGCAGATCCTCGTCATCTCGAGGGATACATCCAGCCCTGCAAATTAATCCATAGTCTCTCTCCATTCCGGTTGGTAACGGGCAGGCACAAGCTGGTGAGTTAACGGATCATGGTTTGGTCGAGAGCAAGTCCCTCCTCCGCTACCACTCTTTTCCATAATCTTTTGAAATGTATCGGGAACTCTCAGGTCGGATTTTCCGCCTGAGAATTTCCGGCGGCGGACGGCCCTTGGATCGGTGCCGACGACCCGACACATCCCGTTGCGCGTTCGCGATGGCGCTGTGCCTTCAGAGCAGCCCCAGCGTTATCGCCGCCAGGGCGCAATAGCGTCCGGCCTTGGCGATCGTCACCAGCAGCAGGAAGCTCCATAACGGCTCGCGCAACACGCCCGCGGCCACGGTGAGGGCATCGCCGCCGACGGGCGCCCAGCTCAGAAGCAGGCTCCAGCGGCCCCATCTGCTGTACCAGCCGGAGGCCCGGTCCAGCGCCGCGGCGGAGACGGGAAACCAGCGGCGGTCCCTGAACCGCTCCACCCCGCGTCCGAGCGCCCAGTTCACCACCGCTCCGAGGGTGTTGCCGAGGGTGGCCACGACGATCAGGAGGACGACGGGATATCCGGCAAGCTGAAGCCCTACCAGCGCGGCCTCCGACTGCGCCGGCAGGATCGTGGCGGCGACGAAGGCCACGGCGAACAGCCCGGCCAGGGGGATCATATCCTCCATGCTTCCACTCAGCGCCTGCGAGGCCAAACAAGGGGCATGTCGCCGATCGGGGTGAGCTGCTCGCGCTGGACAGTCTCGACGGTGGCCAGACGCAAGGCGTCAGCGTCCTTAGGCTTCGAGCGCGCGTCCGTCAAACGGCGGCTGCCGCCGAACGTTTCGGGTCAGTGGATGGCGTCGGACCGAGACTGTCCGGTGAACGCCGGGAGCGTACCGCCCCGGACTGCGTGAGCATCCCGGGGTGGCCAGACTTGGGGCTGCCGTCCTACTTGAACTCGGACGAAATGTCCTCGAACGACTGCGACCACTTCTTCGAGTCGATATGAACAACCTTGCCGTCCGCGGCCGCTAGCGCCGCCTTGACATCCACCACGCGAAGGTTCTGGGCGTCGTAGGTCTTGACGGTCCAGGTTCCGTTGGTCAGGTCGGCGACGGCCGTCCATTGCGTGTAGTCGGGAGCAACCTTGCCGCTTTCCTCACCGCGTACCGCACCGTAAGGAATGTCGAAGTTGTTGAGGATGTGAAAGGCCTGCTCCAGTACCTCGGCGCCCGTCTCGACCGGGATGGCCGACTGGGAAAACACCGCGGCGCGCACAAATCGCGAGGGTGGCGTGAAGTCACCCGGCAGTCCGTGCATGCCGGCGCCCTGGCCGGCCGCCTGCAGTTCGACGCCATCCAGCTTGACCGGCGGAACGTTGACGGTCGACAGGTTGACGAAGTTGGAGAGGTTCGTCATGTGCCAGTCGTAGGTGGGCGAGTTGGTGATGACGCCGAGCGGCGCGTCGAAAATCTTGAGGGTCTTGTCGGTCGGCTCGATGACGATGGCATTGCCGGTCTTGTCGACAACGCGGACGTGCATCGGGATGACCTCTCCCATCTGCTCGAACTCGGCGGCCACCAGCACGATGTCGTCAAAGTGTGCCTTCACCTCGTCGATCGTGGCGAAGTTGGCGAGCAACCATGTGGCGTACTGCTGTGGCGCGAGCGCCTTGGCGCGGTTGTCATCGCCCAGGTCAGGGTAGCTTGCATATCCGGGGAAGTAGAACAGCCCGACATAAAGGCCTTCCTCGTTGATCGCGTCAACGAAGTTGGTCGTGTCGTAGGCGGTCATGCCGGTGATG encodes:
- a CDS encoding NAD(P)-dependent oxidoreductase — encoded protein: MSLSITARVGLVGVGLMGHGIATNVLKAGYPLVFLDHPGNRPVDDLRAGGAEPRVTGAAVAQASDVIILCVTGTPQVEDVLFREDGILAGMKPGGIIVDCSTAIASSTREIAGRVAAAGGRFMDAAMTRTPKEAEEGRLNLIVGAPEDLFAEVLPLLQSYAENIVHAGPVGAGHELKLLHNFVSLGFSAVFAEAAAAARKAGVADGPFLEVLGKGGAAGVVFDRLRPFMETGDIEGFRFSLSNGLKDLSYYNTMVEELGAQHAMATAARAMYAQVVEGGHGNDPVPELISILAADL
- a CDS encoding 2-hydroxyacid dehydrogenase; the encoded protein is MQACLSHDDRRARAFLARRFPEAIEATMRDRFDLIVNEHDAILSAAELAAAAKGCRYLFVSATESLPSSLFDALAPELEVVGTLSVGYDHIAVDSAKAHGVSVLHTPDVLSEACAEIAMMLLLNAARRGYESDALVRSGAWRGWGPTQLLGLELTGRRLAILGMGRIGREVAQRARGFGLQIHYHNRTRLPSELEAGANYHGDRESFLAHADILLIAAPGTPALRGFLDRDAIAGLPADPIVVNISRGDIVDDDALIAALQDGRVFAAGLDVFRDEPNIDPRYRRLSNVFLSAHIGSATTRTRTAMGQLLLDGVAALQAGRRPANELT
- a CDS encoding NAD-dependent succinate-semialdehyde dehydrogenase, yielding MNRTESLLRQNCYVDGCWIDSSDGKTIAVTNPSTGETIGTVPALTREDVSATIAAAEKAGRAWAARSAKERGLVLRRWFDLCMQNQEELARILTAEQGKPLAEARAEIAYGSAFIEWFSEEAKRIDGDVIPAATSDRRILVLKQPVGVVAAITPWNFPNAMITRKAAAALAAGCTIVVKPASATPFSALALAELGARAGLPKGALNVVTGAASVVGNELTDNPTVRKLSFTGSTEVGKLLLERCAKTVKKVSMELGGNAPFIVFDDADLDKAVAGVLASKFRNTGQTCVCANRVFVQDGVYDDFAQRLKREVEAMRVGDGFEEGVTLGPLIDDQAVAKVNEHIENAVNGGAKVLAGGKLHERGGNFVEPTILTEVATDALLMREETFGPVAPLIRFNTEEEVVAHANDTPFGLASYIYTRDLSRSWRVSEALEFGIVGLNEGIISSEVAPFGGVKESGMGREGSKYGIEEYVEFKYVCVGL
- a CDS encoding tartrate dehydrogenase — protein: MSYRIAVIPGDGIGNEVMPEGLRVLEAVGAAHGLSFTPCHYDWSCETFKATGRMMPQDGLERLRDHDAIFLGAVGFPGVPDHISLWNLLIPIRRTFDQYANVRPVRLLAGVPCPLAGKAPGDIDFWIIRENSEGEYSQMGGRFAEGTEREFVLQEAVFTRTGIDRILRYAFEFGKQLGRLHVTSATKSNGIYHSMPYWDERFAAMAAEYPDFRTDEYHIDILSARFVMSPERFDVVVGSNLFGDILSDLGPGVTGTIAVAPSANINPERIYPSMFEPVHGSAPDIAGQNIANPVGQIWSAAMMLDHLGHPEAGQAVLHAIEKVLSRTDGPKTPDLGGRASTAELGEAIAAEVSAQ
- a CDS encoding YqaA family protein — protein: MIPLAGLFAVAFVAATILPAQSEAALVGLQLAGYPVVLLIVVATLGNTLGAVVNWALGRGVERFRDRRWFPVSAAALDRASGWYSRWGRWSLLLSWAPVGGDALTVAAGVLREPLWSFLLLVTIAKAGRYCALAAITLGLL
- a CDS encoding choloylglycine hydrolase family protein, which translates into the protein MFRSLTALVLAGSLALAPVANACTGIKLTAKDGTEVAGRTLEFGTLVDWYVTAVPSGTQIKPELPADSGGLTYETKYGITGMTAYDTTNFVDAINEEGLYVGLFYFPGYASYPDLGDDNRAKALAPQQYATWLLANFATIDEVKAHFDDIVLVAAEFEQMGEVIPMHVRVVDKTGNAIVIEPTDKTLKIFDAPLGVITNSPTYDWHMTNLSNFVNLSTVNVPPVKLDGVELQAAGQGAGMHGLPGDFTPPSRFVRAAVFSQSAIPVETGAEVLEQAFHILNNFDIPYGAVRGEESGKVAPDYTQWTAVADLTNGTWTVKTYDAQNLRVVDVKAALAAADGKVVHIDSKKWSQSFEDISSEFK